In Citrus sinensis cultivar Valencia sweet orange chromosome 2, DVS_A1.0, whole genome shotgun sequence, a single genomic region encodes these proteins:
- the LOC102608760 gene encoding phytochrome E isoform X5, translated as MGLQGNRETTNSIGGGHNTTPFKSSDAKMKPVNKGKTIIDHYNADAGLLAEFEQSVASGKSFNYSRSVISPPEGVPEEQITAYLSKIQRGGLIQPFGCMLAVEEPTFRIIGYSENCLEMLDLRSRSEDFELNGLIGIDARTLFTPPSGASLAKAAASREISLLNPILVHSNSRSIEKPFYAILHRIDVGIVIDLEPSKSGDPALSLAGAVQSQKLAVSAISRLQALPGGDIGLLCDTVVEDVQKLTGYDRVMLYNFHDDDHGEVVSEIRRSDLEPYLGIHFPANDIPQAARFLFKQNRVRMICDCHAIPVMVIQSKELKQPLCLVNSTLRSPHGCHLQYMTNMGSIASLVMAVIINSKDSMKLWGLVVCHHTSPRYIPFPLRYACEFLVQAFSLQLYMELQVAMQLAEKNILRTQVLLCDMLLRDAPFSIVTQSPSIMDLVKCDGAALYYGGRCWLVGVTPTESQLKDIAWWLLNNHGDCTGLSTDSLAEAGYPGAALLGQAVCGMATARITSKDFLFWFRSHTAKEVKWGGAKHHPEHKDNGGKMHPRSSFKAFLEVVKNRSFPWEVSEINAIHSLQIVMRDSFQEMEEENDSKVQGNTQQNGSKMQGVDELSSVACEMVRLIETATAPIFGVDSSGTINGWNAKVAELTGLPASEAMGKSLIDEVVHEESQGAVENLICRALLGEEDKNVELKLRKFELQKQHSVVYILVNACTSRDYKNNVKGVCFVGQDITHEKVLMNKFIRLQGDYDAIIQSVNPLIPPIFASDENACCSEWNAAMEKVTGWMRHEVIGKMLPREIFGNFCRMKGQDMLTKFMILLYQGITGQGTENFPFGFFNRQGQFVEVALTASRRTDAEGKVIGCFCFMQILVPDLQPALEAQGLEDMDIYAKIKELAYIRQEQHGAKIGGIPSG; from the exons ATGGGACTTCAAGGCAACAGAGAAACAACAAACTCAATAGGAGGAGGACACAACACAACTCCTTTCAAATCTTCGGATGCTAAAATGAAGCCTGTCAACAAAGGCAAGACGATTATTGATCACTACAATGCAGATGCCGGTCTTTTAGCTGAGTTCGAGCAATCTGTTGCGTCTGGTAAGTCATTTAACTATTCAAGATCAGTTATTAGTCCTCCAGAAGGTGTTCCCGAGGAACAAATAACTGCTTACTTATCAAAAATCCAAAGGGGCGGTCTTATTCAGCCCTTTGGTTGTATGCTGGCTGTTGAAGAGCCCACTTTTAGAATAATTGGTTATAGTGAAAATTGCTTAGAAATGTTAGATTTGAGATCACGAAGTGAAGATTTTGAGTTGAACGGTTTAATCGGAATTGACGCAAGAACCCTTTTTACTCCTCCTTCTGGGGCTTCTTTGGCTAAAGCAGCTGCTTCTAGAGAGATTTCACTGCTAAACCCAATTTTGGTTCATTCTAATTCTAGGAGTATCGAGAAACCATTTTATGCTATACTGCATAGAATTGATGTGGGAATTGTAATTGATTTAGAGCCTTCAAAGTCAGGTGATCCTGCATTGTCTCTTGCTGGGGCCGTGCAGTCTCAGAAACTAGCTGTTAGTGCAATTTCTAGGTTACAGGCACTCCCTGGGGGGGACATCGGTCTCTTGTGTGATACCGTTGTGGAGGATGTGCAGAAGCTCACTGGTTATGATAGAGTTATGCTGTACAATTTCCATGATGATGATCATGGTGAAGTTGTGTCTGAAATTAGAAGGTCTGATTTGGAACCTTATTTGGGAATACACTTTCCAGCCAATGATATCCCTCAAGCAGCTCGTTTCTTGTTCAAGCAGAATCGTGTTAGGATGATTTGTGATTGCCATGCCATTCCTGTTATGGTCATTCAGAGTAAAGAATTAAAGCAGCCTCTTTGTTTGGTCAATTCAACCCTACGGTCGCCCCATGGCTGCCACTTGCAATACATGACTAATATGGGGTCTATTGCCTCATTGGTGATGGCGGTTATCATCAATAGTAAGGATTCTATGAAGCTATGGGGGCTGGTGGTGTGCCACCACACATCTCCACGCTACATCCCTTTCCCTCTTCGCTATGCTTGTGAATTTCTTGTGCAGGCATTCAGCCTGCAGCTATACATGGAGCTTCAGGTGGCAATGCAGTTGGCAGAGAAGAATATTCTGAGGACACAAGTTTTATTGTGTGACATGCTCCTCAGGGATGCCCCATTCAGTATTGTTACTCAATCTCCTAGTATCATGGATCTTGTGAAGTGTGATGGGGCTGCATTATATTATGGTGGGAGATGCTGGCTGGTGGGGGTAACTCCAACTGAATCACAGTTAAAAGATATTGCATGGTGGCTTCTCAATAATCATGGGGATTGTACAGGGTTGAGTACTGATAGTTTGGCAGAGGCTGGTTACCCCGGTGCTGCTTTATTGGGTCAGGCGGTTTGTGGTATGGCTACTGCCAGAATCACTTCAAAGGATTTCTTATTCTGGTTCAGATCTCACACAGCAAAAGAAGTTAAATGGGGAGGAGCTAAGCATCACCCAGAGCATAAGGATAACGGTGGCAAAATGCATCCAAGATCATCGTTTAAAGCTTTCCTTGAAGTGGTGAAAAATAGGAGTTTTCCTTGGGAAGTTTCGGAAATCAATGCTATTCACTCTTTGCAAATTGTAATGAGAGATTCATTTCAGGAGATGGAGGAAGAAAATGACTCCAAGGTTCAAGGTAATACCCAGCAGAATGGCAGTAAGATGCAGGGTGTGGATGAGCTCAGTTCAGTGGCATGTGAAATGGTTAGATTGATTGAGACAGCGACAGCTCCAATTTTTGGAGTTGATTCATCTGGTACCATCAATGGGTGGAATGCAAAAGTTGCCGAATTGACAGGATTACCAGCTAGTGAAGCCATGGGGAAATCTCTAATTGATGAAGTAGTTCATGAGGAATCTCAGGGAGCTGTTGAAAATCTTATCTGCCGAGCTCTGCTtg GTGAGGAGGACAAAAATGTTGAATTAAAACTGAGAAAGTTTGAGCTTCAAAAGCAACACTCAGTTGTTTATATTCTAGTTAATGCCTGCACAAGTAGGGATTACAAGAATAATGTCAAAGGGGTGTGCTTCGTGGGTCAAGACATCACACATGAGAAAGTTCTTATGAATAAATTCATCCGCTTGCAAGGGGATTATGACGCTATCATACAAAGTGTTAATCCATTGATTCCACCAATATTTGCTTCTGATGAGAATGCATGCTGTTCTGAATGGAATGCTGCCATGGAAAAGGTGACTGGTTGGATGAGACATGAGGTGATAGGTAAAATGCTTCCAAGGGAAATCTTTGGAAATTTCTGTCGAATGAAAGGTCAGGATATGCTCACTAAATTTATGATTCTATTGTATCAAGGAATTACTGGTCAAGGTACAGAGAACTTCCCTTTTGGATTTTTCAATAGACAAGGACAGTTTGTTGAGGTGGCCTTAACTGCAAGTAGAAGGACTGATGCAGAGGGGAAAGTAATTGGCTGCTTCTGCTTCATGCAGATTCTTGTGCCAGACCTGCAGCCAGCCTTAGAAGCCCAGGGCCTAGAGGATATGGATATCTATGCAAAAATTAAGGAGCTGGCTTATATACGGCAAGAG CAACATGGAGCTAAAATCGGAGGAATTCCTTCTGGGTAA
- the LOC102608760 gene encoding phytochrome E isoform X4, with amino-acid sequence MGLQGNRETTNSIGGGHNTTPFKSSDAKMKPVNKGKTIIDHYNADAGLLAEFEQSVASGKSFNYSRSVISPPEGVPEEQITAYLSKIQRGGLIQPFGCMLAVEEPTFRIIGYSENCLEMLDLRSRSEDFELNGLIGIDARTLFTPPSGASLAKAAASREISLLNPILVHSNSRSIEKPFYAILHRIDVGIVIDLEPSKSGDPALSLAGAVQSQKLAVSAISRLQALPGGDIGLLCDTVVEDVQKLTGYDRVMLYNFHDDDHGEVVSEIRRSDLEPYLGIHFPANDIPQAARFLFKQNRVRMICDCHAIPVMVIQSKELKQPLCLVNSTLRSPHGCHLQYMTNMGSIASLVMAVIINSKDSMKLWGLVVCHHTSPRYIPFPLRYACEFLVQAFSLQLYMELQVAMQLAEKNILRTQVLLCDMLLRDAPFSIVTQSPSIMDLVKCDGAALYYGGRCWLVGVTPTESQLKDIAWWLLNNHGDCTGLSTDSLAEAGYPGAALLGQAVCGMATARITSKDFLFWFRSHTAKEVKWGGAKHHPEHKDNGGKMHPRSSFKAFLEVVKNRSFPWEVSEINAIHSLQIVMRDSFQEMEEENDSKVQGNTQQNGSKMQGVDELSSVACEMVRLIETATAPIFGVDSSGTINGWNAKVAELTGLPASEAMGKSLIDEVVHEESQGAVENLICRALLGEEDKNVELKLRKFELQKQHSVVYILVNACTSRDYKNNVKGVCFVGQDITHEKVLMNKFIRLQGDYDAIIQSVNPLIPPIFASDENACCSEWNAAMEKVTGWMRHEVIGKMLPREIFGNFCRMKGQDMLTKFMILLYQGITGQGTENFPFGFFNRQGQFVEVALTASRRTDAEGKVIGCFCFMQILVPDLQPALEAQGLEDMDIYAKIKELAYIRQEVKNPLNGIRFVHKLLESSSISENQRQYLETSDACERQIMTIIDGMDLRCIEEGRCVF; translated from the exons ATGGGACTTCAAGGCAACAGAGAAACAACAAACTCAATAGGAGGAGGACACAACACAACTCCTTTCAAATCTTCGGATGCTAAAATGAAGCCTGTCAACAAAGGCAAGACGATTATTGATCACTACAATGCAGATGCCGGTCTTTTAGCTGAGTTCGAGCAATCTGTTGCGTCTGGTAAGTCATTTAACTATTCAAGATCAGTTATTAGTCCTCCAGAAGGTGTTCCCGAGGAACAAATAACTGCTTACTTATCAAAAATCCAAAGGGGCGGTCTTATTCAGCCCTTTGGTTGTATGCTGGCTGTTGAAGAGCCCACTTTTAGAATAATTGGTTATAGTGAAAATTGCTTAGAAATGTTAGATTTGAGATCACGAAGTGAAGATTTTGAGTTGAACGGTTTAATCGGAATTGACGCAAGAACCCTTTTTACTCCTCCTTCTGGGGCTTCTTTGGCTAAAGCAGCTGCTTCTAGAGAGATTTCACTGCTAAACCCAATTTTGGTTCATTCTAATTCTAGGAGTATCGAGAAACCATTTTATGCTATACTGCATAGAATTGATGTGGGAATTGTAATTGATTTAGAGCCTTCAAAGTCAGGTGATCCTGCATTGTCTCTTGCTGGGGCCGTGCAGTCTCAGAAACTAGCTGTTAGTGCAATTTCTAGGTTACAGGCACTCCCTGGGGGGGACATCGGTCTCTTGTGTGATACCGTTGTGGAGGATGTGCAGAAGCTCACTGGTTATGATAGAGTTATGCTGTACAATTTCCATGATGATGATCATGGTGAAGTTGTGTCTGAAATTAGAAGGTCTGATTTGGAACCTTATTTGGGAATACACTTTCCAGCCAATGATATCCCTCAAGCAGCTCGTTTCTTGTTCAAGCAGAATCGTGTTAGGATGATTTGTGATTGCCATGCCATTCCTGTTATGGTCATTCAGAGTAAAGAATTAAAGCAGCCTCTTTGTTTGGTCAATTCAACCCTACGGTCGCCCCATGGCTGCCACTTGCAATACATGACTAATATGGGGTCTATTGCCTCATTGGTGATGGCGGTTATCATCAATAGTAAGGATTCTATGAAGCTATGGGGGCTGGTGGTGTGCCACCACACATCTCCACGCTACATCCCTTTCCCTCTTCGCTATGCTTGTGAATTTCTTGTGCAGGCATTCAGCCTGCAGCTATACATGGAGCTTCAGGTGGCAATGCAGTTGGCAGAGAAGAATATTCTGAGGACACAAGTTTTATTGTGTGACATGCTCCTCAGGGATGCCCCATTCAGTATTGTTACTCAATCTCCTAGTATCATGGATCTTGTGAAGTGTGATGGGGCTGCATTATATTATGGTGGGAGATGCTGGCTGGTGGGGGTAACTCCAACTGAATCACAGTTAAAAGATATTGCATGGTGGCTTCTCAATAATCATGGGGATTGTACAGGGTTGAGTACTGATAGTTTGGCAGAGGCTGGTTACCCCGGTGCTGCTTTATTGGGTCAGGCGGTTTGTGGTATGGCTACTGCCAGAATCACTTCAAAGGATTTCTTATTCTGGTTCAGATCTCACACAGCAAAAGAAGTTAAATGGGGAGGAGCTAAGCATCACCCAGAGCATAAGGATAACGGTGGCAAAATGCATCCAAGATCATCGTTTAAAGCTTTCCTTGAAGTGGTGAAAAATAGGAGTTTTCCTTGGGAAGTTTCGGAAATCAATGCTATTCACTCTTTGCAAATTGTAATGAGAGATTCATTTCAGGAGATGGAGGAAGAAAATGACTCCAAGGTTCAAGGTAATACCCAGCAGAATGGCAGTAAGATGCAGGGTGTGGATGAGCTCAGTTCAGTGGCATGTGAAATGGTTAGATTGATTGAGACAGCGACAGCTCCAATTTTTGGAGTTGATTCATCTGGTACCATCAATGGGTGGAATGCAAAAGTTGCCGAATTGACAGGATTACCAGCTAGTGAAGCCATGGGGAAATCTCTAATTGATGAAGTAGTTCATGAGGAATCTCAGGGAGCTGTTGAAAATCTTATCTGCCGAGCTCTGCTtg GTGAGGAGGACAAAAATGTTGAATTAAAACTGAGAAAGTTTGAGCTTCAAAAGCAACACTCAGTTGTTTATATTCTAGTTAATGCCTGCACAAGTAGGGATTACAAGAATAATGTCAAAGGGGTGTGCTTCGTGGGTCAAGACATCACACATGAGAAAGTTCTTATGAATAAATTCATCCGCTTGCAAGGGGATTATGACGCTATCATACAAAGTGTTAATCCATTGATTCCACCAATATTTGCTTCTGATGAGAATGCATGCTGTTCTGAATGGAATGCTGCCATGGAAAAGGTGACTGGTTGGATGAGACATGAGGTGATAGGTAAAATGCTTCCAAGGGAAATCTTTGGAAATTTCTGTCGAATGAAAGGTCAGGATATGCTCACTAAATTTATGATTCTATTGTATCAAGGAATTACTGGTCAAGGTACAGAGAACTTCCCTTTTGGATTTTTCAATAGACAAGGACAGTTTGTTGAGGTGGCCTTAACTGCAAGTAGAAGGACTGATGCAGAGGGGAAAGTAATTGGCTGCTTCTGCTTCATGCAGATTCTTGTGCCAGACCTGCAGCCAGCCTTAGAAGCCCAGGGCCTAGAGGATATGGATATCTATGCAAAAATTAAGGAGCTGGCTTATATACGGCAAGAGGTGAAAAATCCGTTAAATGGTATTAGATTTGTTCACAAACTCTTAGAAAGTTCATCTATTTCAGAAAATCAAAGGCAATATCTTGAGACTAGTGATGCATGTGAAAGACAAATCATGACAATTATTGACGGTATGGATTTGAGATGCATAGAGGAAGG GAGATGCGTCTTCTGA